The Polyangiaceae bacterium genome includes a region encoding these proteins:
- a CDS encoding DUF2283 domain-containing protein: protein MKARYLEVTYSRGKALAAYLYLPRVTGVRAARTDEGGRGVRVDYDASGKPIGLELMAPSDVTLADVNAVLARIGEPELAPEEWAPLCNV from the coding sequence ATGAAGGCGAGATACCTCGAGGTGACGTACAGCAGGGGGAAGGCACTGGCAGCGTACCTGTACTTGCCGCGCGTGACGGGCGTTCGGGCGGCGCGGACTGATGAGGGCGGGCGAGGAGTCCGAGTGGACTACGACGCGAGCGGGAAACCGATCGGGTTGGAGCTGATGGCGCCCTCGGACGTGACTCTTGCTGACGTGAACGCCGTGCTCGCCCGGATCGGTGAGCCGGAGCTCGCGCCCGAGGAGTGGGCCCCGCTCTGCAACGTGTGA
- a CDS encoding DUF433 domain-containing protein — protein sequence MERRHTKLERITFDPEKCGGKACIRGLRVTVESIVASLASGMTTAQILVEWPELEEEDIRQALTLAAWSVGEQVLEVA from the coding sequence ATGGAGCGCAGGCACACCAAACTCGAGCGCATCACCTTCGACCCAGAGAAGTGTGGCGGGAAGGCCTGCATCCGTGGGCTTCGGGTCACGGTCGAGTCCATCGTCGCCTCGCTGGCTTCCGGGATGACCACCGCGCAGATCCTCGTGGAGTGGCCGGAGCTGGAGGAAGAGGACATCCGGCAGGCTCTGACTCTCGCCGCTTGGTCGGTGGGGGAGCAGGTTCTCGAGGTCGCCTGA
- a CDS encoding tyrosine-type recombinase/integrase, which produces MQKELSALRRLVGWCEEQGMLTRAPRVPPPAKRATGTPFKLPRRSKPTPLSAEEALAVIAALPEWSSSKKVDPFPVRARFRFAFETALRPKTIDRLSVPENFVRGGSVLIITDEIDKIRFGRELPLTDGARAALDSVCPEAGIIFGKHDYRDQLEKAAAVALTPEKAKTFAGYDLRHARATQWAESGNLVGVAYLLGHKQITTTNKYARPNRAAAERVLLVIKDCARASWTSAQSELQAAA; this is translated from the coding sequence GTGCAGAAGGAACTCAGCGCGCTTCGTCGGTTGGTGGGTTGGTGCGAAGAACAGGGCATGCTCACCCGCGCGCCCCGCGTCCCGCCGCCAGCGAAGCGCGCGACCGGAACTCCATTCAAGCTGCCACGCCGTTCGAAGCCCACACCCCTCTCCGCCGAAGAAGCACTGGCGGTCATTGCCGCGCTGCCGGAATGGTCGTCGAGCAAGAAGGTCGATCCGTTCCCGGTGCGCGCTCGATTCCGCTTCGCCTTCGAGACCGCGCTCCGACCAAAGACCATCGACCGGCTCTCGGTGCCGGAGAACTTCGTTCGCGGGGGCTCGGTGCTGATCATCACCGACGAGATCGACAAGATCCGGTTCGGGCGCGAGCTACCGCTCACTGATGGCGCGCGCGCCGCTCTCGACTCCGTGTGCCCGGAGGCAGGGATCATTTTCGGCAAGCACGACTACCGCGATCAGCTCGAGAAGGCTGCGGCGGTCGCCCTGACACCAGAGAAGGCGAAGACCTTCGCGGGCTACGACCTGCGTCACGCGCGGGCGACGCAGTGGGCGGAGTCCGGCAACTTGGTGGGAGTCGCGTACCTGCTCGGGCACAAGCAGATCACGACGACGAACAAGTACGCGCGGCCGAATCGCGCGGCGGCGGAGAGGGTGTTGCTCGTGATCAAGGACTGCGCGCGCGCGTCATGGACCAGCGCACAGAGCGAATTGCAGGCGGCGGCGTAG
- a CDS encoding DUF5615 family PIN-like protein: MPAPAFLVDMNLPASVARVLTAAGFPTAHVRERGLGAASDEAIVDHARERGEVIITNDLDFGRILAVQGTSTPSVVVLRLRDVRPDRIAQVLAARLPAVTDVLISGAIVLIDDSSVRIRALPVAGSPK; encoded by the coding sequence GTGCCGGCTCCGGCCTTTCTCGTCGACATGAACCTGCCGGCGTCGGTCGCGCGCGTGCTGACTGCCGCCGGCTTTCCCACGGCACACGTGAGGGAACGAGGTCTCGGGGCCGCGAGCGACGAGGCGATCGTCGATCACGCGCGCGAGAGGGGAGAAGTCATCATCACGAATGACCTCGACTTCGGCAGGATCCTCGCCGTTCAAGGCACCAGTACCCCCTCGGTCGTCGTTCTCCGGTTGCGGGACGTGAGACCGGATCGCATCGCCCAAGTGCTTGCAGCGCGGCTGCCCGCGGTGACCGACGTGCTCATCTCGGGCGCGATCGTGTTGATCGACGACAGCTCCGTCAGGATTCGCGCCCTCCCTGTTGCCGGCTCGCCGAAGTGA
- a CDS encoding tetratricopeptide repeat protein, with product MTTPSDNGSSEGARGKARTTLRPPEWTEAREAPRSAASLTFEIQLADPPVSRRTGPRAELAHLAARVRSCSAAGDLEGERVSATQLARALVTRGTELDSATKLARRALLLGHDAALREELAGWFAALGEPALAAATLRPLVADLSGAAAARILTRIGVSLGRAGDAAGAADALFDAAREDPADAVAPELQAGIGAWAEDAVSSERAAEGYLEGFRRREASGDRAAAFEDLLRAFEMAPGEPLPAERLAGALAVRGRVGAADEVLREHARASGDRGRSVHLRRVREALAADDLPRALGASFDARLEGELDAAEAGSKGRPSFDELLGRVGLVELAAARQELALLSLPESERAAGRAALARLYAGPLGSPERAIEAWVEVLALDPTSSEARDALIGEHGATGDASPLISALLRVAKQGRPERRPALRDLAQLGANRLGLPGLASWAGKAALELGPDAELAELVARVEPAAREEEARIAELYRELESGGERAPLLGELAGLLRSRPDRVEQYLDTLASLLELPGEHRPWQRSRERVLVREGREDELTVALESALARGPGADHERLALSLAVRRFARGDEAGALRALEPLVAASASHPAACAMAVVLACRRREERTWAHALMRLSAPASSAERAVLLAAAAEALLAAGDVEEARAAAEQATRADPSQARPVGVLATVALSRAPDRSVADALERAMGFIVPRAALCEALAVAHEALGDPGLSLLWTQRWLALRPGDARAVRTLLGRVTESGDGQRIADALSWLLSQPQPLADLASALSAALLRLAEVDRARGSAMARRALDVLGPRSEELRQTVLAVADAGGEPGLALALLERTLAVSVERDERIELLFEIAARRKAGGDSDGVARALARAKGEGAPAERVLSALGDAPPARSSDGELALLGARAEALAELSEADAETRGRAFRELGAARWDLAGDAEGAVAAWRRAAELDPIHGVSRLARDLVSFAGYAEALKHLEAFAQAQGHPEDAARLLGVAANVALGAGETREALRLAAAALDLDATHADVLAVAERAAGPDDLDTLEALYQKLSGAALGTYGERAVHYRAARQFERRGEPSRALDHAIRAFRAVPAEGITFVLMGRLAERAGRGAEVVRTLTEVADSGAPSERASWLKRAAAFGGSDEDSTRLRVDVLLRALSVRPEPTLLIALGAAISELSRVSPEYREIGVMRFEHALESLLPRLEGPDGARTAIAAASVALDLGLSRLALAALDRAVSSDAAVEWYAELGERGAELVREPELARAFVERVRKESAEKYGNVGRQLLELGAQIARALDDGASAGALMVAAAERDPDDLELARRAALAAQLTGDATLLGRIASAVPTSERIDTMMEAAARAERDGDPLLAIEAFERVEHDPAVSVDDRRRARLRLRELYVQVGNNDKLERLLESELGLGELNGAALARAGRDLAALLATRGKPQRALEVLEVALRSVPRDHGLLEDMATLAGQARDGKRRAGALGSLVDLVGDRAKVRFLRELAPLLEELGDEAGATSRYLELSALEPNDLDALGALERAAEKRGDYERAVALLARRATLASRVDDVRRLRLRRATLLEERLGRADEARSELEAVLAATGDHLSVLRVLADLHERLGAPLRAAPLWMRASAVTTDRVEAADLARRACEAFLAGADVEAARRVLEGMEAWAQSGDLLELAVKVERQSGDARALGQALEELAGSVARNSERHVALLVEAARAYDLAGQPQDALAIAERAAQVAPAAAEPQILARWLEYRVRGPTSREHARLVVAALRGIDEALTPEEAELRGFLIAEALDSAVGTGAGMRELMKLSADLGNVPLVALGIAERLSEGGEHAQSLPLFDLALAGDLRGVRNRGRVAIMAADAARETGDTARALGFVGIAALEPATRDAALALGAQLRSEELARELARERSGARKDAAVVRRTDTEPGLPRAEPVVEDGPASLPGPRDSEPPLTRHSEKSPPPKPSARPSTTYHSTAPPEVVRAKGSVPPDAPPKKSAPPPLPIEEPPVIRDKAAESRLEGKLDMPPSLRRVSGTFPAASAMEGELLDQLVKGSLDAGFELVRQLENRRSRSHDLVAVCRRMVGLRPGDRELMRQLYVAALADKNHVYARAVEHALSLFDPSVEAAPPPSLAEQPEDPTRLRSLLFRELTSPVLEALALVWEGASHVFRRDPSTYGVAGAARVPLTSPSPIGRTYASAARVLGLTRTPLFQRRTAGPITLGVALLTPPAVIAGGDVTRETPELSYHLGAMLIATLPEHVLLFGSSEEQARSILKSMLLAFGPPTEHKSELASAASLAEVLWERIPARSQRRLRELCHEPQGIDYETGMESARRAARRAGLFVSGDLGVALRQACRQEGIPPEAVQSPANLTQAVAANAGLADLVRLATGSEYAAARWQSPRGTRPVGGG from the coding sequence ATGACCACACCTTCGGACAACGGATCATCGGAAGGCGCTCGGGGCAAGGCGCGCACCACGCTTCGGCCGCCGGAGTGGACGGAGGCGCGCGAGGCGCCTCGCTCGGCCGCCTCGCTCACCTTCGAGATCCAGCTCGCCGATCCCCCCGTGTCGCGCCGCACCGGACCCCGCGCTGAGCTCGCGCACCTGGCCGCCCGGGTACGCTCCTGCTCTGCCGCCGGGGATCTCGAAGGCGAACGCGTCAGTGCGACCCAGCTGGCGCGCGCGCTCGTCACTCGCGGCACCGAGCTCGACAGCGCGACCAAGCTCGCAAGGCGCGCGCTCTTGCTCGGACACGACGCGGCGCTTCGAGAAGAGCTGGCGGGATGGTTCGCAGCCCTCGGCGAGCCGGCGCTCGCCGCAGCCACGCTGCGGCCGCTGGTCGCGGATCTGTCGGGCGCCGCGGCGGCGCGCATCCTGACGCGCATCGGCGTATCGCTGGGTCGCGCAGGAGACGCTGCCGGCGCCGCGGATGCGTTGTTCGACGCGGCGCGCGAAGACCCCGCGGACGCCGTGGCGCCGGAGCTCCAGGCAGGGATCGGCGCCTGGGCGGAGGATGCCGTCTCGTCCGAACGAGCCGCGGAAGGTTACCTGGAGGGTTTCCGCCGGCGCGAGGCCAGTGGGGATCGCGCCGCCGCGTTCGAGGACCTTCTGCGCGCCTTCGAAATGGCGCCGGGTGAGCCCCTGCCGGCCGAACGGCTCGCGGGCGCGCTCGCAGTTCGAGGCCGCGTGGGGGCGGCGGACGAGGTGCTGCGCGAGCACGCGCGGGCCAGCGGCGACCGTGGCCGCAGCGTTCACCTGCGCCGCGTGCGCGAGGCCTTGGCGGCCGACGACCTGCCGCGGGCGCTCGGAGCGTCATTCGACGCTCGCCTGGAGGGAGAGCTCGATGCCGCGGAGGCCGGCTCCAAGGGGCGTCCGAGCTTCGACGAGCTGCTCGGGCGGGTCGGGCTGGTCGAGCTCGCCGCTGCCCGCCAGGAGCTCGCGCTGCTCTCGCTGCCGGAGAGCGAGCGGGCGGCGGGTCGCGCGGCGCTCGCCCGGCTCTACGCGGGCCCGCTCGGGTCTCCCGAACGGGCGATCGAGGCCTGGGTCGAGGTGCTGGCCCTCGACCCGACCTCCAGCGAGGCGCGTGACGCGCTGATCGGCGAGCACGGCGCGACCGGAGACGCCTCCCCGCTGATCAGCGCGCTGCTCCGCGTGGCCAAGCAGGGAAGGCCCGAGCGCCGGCCTGCTCTGCGCGATCTGGCCCAGCTCGGCGCCAACCGCCTCGGTCTGCCGGGCCTCGCCTCGTGGGCGGGCAAGGCCGCGCTCGAGCTCGGGCCGGACGCCGAGCTCGCCGAGCTCGTCGCGCGAGTAGAGCCCGCCGCCCGCGAAGAGGAGGCTCGGATCGCGGAGCTCTACCGCGAGCTCGAGTCGGGAGGCGAGCGCGCGCCGTTGCTCGGGGAGCTGGCGGGGCTCCTGCGCTCGCGTCCCGACCGGGTCGAGCAGTACCTCGACACGCTGGCCTCCCTGCTCGAGCTCCCCGGCGAGCACCGTCCCTGGCAGCGCTCGCGGGAGCGCGTGCTGGTGCGCGAGGGCCGCGAGGACGAGCTCACGGTCGCGCTGGAGAGCGCGCTCGCCCGCGGTCCGGGCGCCGATCACGAACGCCTCGCGCTGTCGCTCGCGGTTCGCCGCTTCGCGCGTGGCGACGAGGCGGGAGCGCTGCGCGCGCTGGAGCCACTGGTCGCGGCATCCGCCAGCCACCCTGCGGCGTGCGCCATGGCCGTCGTGCTCGCCTGTCGCCGTCGGGAAGAGCGCACCTGGGCGCACGCGCTGATGCGCCTGTCCGCCCCGGCCTCCTCCGCCGAGCGCGCGGTCTTGCTCGCCGCGGCGGCTGAGGCGCTGCTCGCTGCCGGCGACGTGGAGGAAGCTCGCGCCGCCGCCGAGCAGGCGACCCGCGCGGATCCTTCACAGGCCCGGCCCGTCGGCGTCCTGGCGACGGTCGCGCTCTCGCGGGCCCCGGACCGCTCGGTGGCGGACGCGCTCGAGCGTGCCATGGGGTTCATCGTGCCGCGCGCGGCGCTGTGCGAAGCGCTCGCGGTCGCCCACGAGGCCCTCGGGGATCCGGGGCTCTCGCTCTTGTGGACGCAGCGCTGGCTCGCGCTCAGGCCCGGGGATGCGCGTGCGGTCCGCACTCTGCTCGGGCGCGTGACCGAGTCGGGGGATGGGCAGCGCATCGCGGATGCGCTGTCGTGGCTGTTGTCGCAACCTCAGCCCCTGGCGGACCTCGCCTCCGCGCTGTCCGCGGCGCTCTTGCGGCTGGCCGAGGTCGATCGTGCTCGTGGTTCGGCCATGGCGCGCCGCGCGCTGGACGTGCTCGGCCCGCGCTCGGAGGAGCTCAGGCAGACGGTGTTGGCGGTGGCGGACGCCGGCGGCGAGCCAGGACTGGCCCTCGCTCTGCTCGAGCGCACGCTGGCGGTCAGCGTCGAACGGGACGAGCGCATCGAGCTGCTGTTCGAGATCGCCGCGCGCCGCAAGGCAGGGGGCGACTCCGACGGCGTGGCGCGCGCGCTGGCGCGCGCCAAGGGCGAAGGGGCGCCGGCCGAGCGCGTGCTGTCGGCGCTCGGCGACGCTCCGCCAGCCCGCAGCTCCGACGGGGAGCTGGCGCTGCTCGGCGCACGGGCGGAGGCGTTGGCGGAGCTCTCCGAGGCGGACGCGGAGACCCGCGGCCGCGCCTTCCGCGAGCTCGGCGCCGCACGCTGGGACCTGGCGGGTGACGCCGAAGGGGCCGTCGCGGCCTGGCGCCGTGCCGCCGAGCTCGATCCCATCCACGGAGTCTCGCGACTGGCCCGAGATCTGGTGTCGTTCGCCGGCTACGCCGAGGCGTTGAAGCACCTCGAGGCCTTCGCCCAGGCCCAGGGCCACCCCGAGGACGCAGCTCGCCTGCTCGGGGTCGCGGCAAACGTCGCCCTGGGCGCCGGCGAGACTCGCGAGGCGCTGCGCCTTGCCGCCGCCGCGCTGGACCTCGACGCCACGCACGCGGACGTGCTCGCGGTCGCCGAACGAGCGGCGGGCCCCGACGATCTCGACACGCTCGAGGCGCTCTACCAGAAGCTGTCTGGAGCTGCGCTCGGGACCTACGGCGAGCGCGCCGTGCACTATCGCGCGGCGCGCCAGTTCGAGCGGCGCGGAGAGCCTTCGCGCGCCCTCGATCACGCCATCCGCGCGTTCCGCGCCGTGCCAGCAGAAGGCATCACGTTCGTGCTGATGGGACGTCTGGCGGAGCGCGCGGGGCGCGGCGCGGAGGTCGTCCGCACCCTGACCGAGGTCGCGGATTCCGGCGCGCCGAGCGAGCGGGCATCCTGGCTCAAGCGCGCAGCGGCGTTTGGCGGCTCGGACGAGGACAGCACGCGCCTGCGCGTGGACGTGCTGTTGCGTGCGCTCTCCGTTCGCCCCGAGCCCACCCTCCTGATCGCGCTCGGAGCCGCCATCTCCGAGCTGTCGCGGGTGTCGCCCGAGTACCGCGAGATCGGCGTGATGCGCTTCGAGCACGCGCTCGAGTCCCTGCTCCCGCGACTGGAAGGTCCGGATGGCGCTCGCACCGCCATCGCCGCTGCCAGCGTCGCCCTCGATCTCGGGCTGTCGCGCCTCGCGCTCGCCGCGCTCGACCGCGCGGTGAGCTCGGACGCGGCCGTCGAGTGGTATGCGGAGCTCGGCGAGCGCGGCGCGGAGCTCGTGCGCGAGCCGGAGCTCGCACGCGCCTTCGTCGAGCGGGTACGAAAGGAGAGCGCCGAGAAGTACGGCAACGTCGGGCGGCAGCTGCTCGAGCTCGGAGCTCAGATCGCCCGGGCGCTGGACGATGGCGCGAGCGCCGGGGCGCTGATGGTCGCGGCGGCGGAGCGGGATCCCGACGACCTGGAGCTGGCACGTCGCGCCGCCCTCGCAGCCCAGCTCACCGGCGACGCCACGCTGCTCGGCCGCATCGCCAGCGCCGTGCCCACCTCGGAGCGCATCGACACGATGATGGAGGCGGCGGCTCGAGCGGAGCGCGACGGGGACCCGCTCCTGGCCATCGAGGCGTTCGAGCGGGTCGAGCACGATCCTGCAGTGAGCGTGGATGACCGGCGGCGCGCGCGCCTCCGGCTGCGTGAGCTCTACGTCCAGGTCGGCAACAACGACAAGCTCGAGCGCTTGCTCGAGTCCGAGCTCGGTCTCGGCGAGCTCAACGGCGCCGCCCTCGCGCGGGCTGGCCGCGACCTCGCGGCGCTGCTCGCCACCCGCGGCAAGCCGCAGCGGGCGCTGGAGGTCCTGGAGGTGGCGCTCCGCAGCGTGCCGCGCGACCACGGCCTGCTGGAGGACATGGCGACGCTGGCCGGTCAAGCTCGCGACGGCAAGCGTCGAGCGGGCGCCCTGGGCAGCTTGGTCGATCTGGTGGGAGATCGGGCGAAGGTCCGCTTCTTGCGCGAGCTCGCGCCGCTGCTCGAGGAGCTGGGCGACGAAGCCGGCGCCACCTCACGCTACCTGGAGCTGTCGGCGCTCGAGCCGAACGACCTTGACGCGCTCGGCGCCCTCGAACGCGCCGCCGAGAAGCGCGGAGACTACGAGCGCGCCGTGGCGCTCCTGGCTCGGCGCGCGACGCTGGCCTCCCGTGTGGATGACGTGCGACGCCTGCGCTTGCGCCGCGCGACTTTGCTCGAAGAGCGGCTCGGTCGGGCCGACGAGGCGCGCAGCGAGCTCGAAGCGGTCCTGGCGGCCACCGGCGATCACCTGTCGGTGCTGCGCGTGCTGGCAGATCTGCACGAGCGGCTCGGCGCGCCTCTGCGAGCAGCACCGCTCTGGATGCGGGCGAGCGCCGTGACCACCGATCGCGTGGAAGCAGCCGACTTGGCTCGGCGCGCGTGCGAGGCCTTCCTGGCCGGTGCCGACGTCGAGGCCGCGCGGCGCGTGCTCGAGGGCATGGAGGCCTGGGCGCAATCCGGCGACCTGCTGGAGCTCGCCGTGAAGGTGGAGCGCCAGAGCGGCGACGCTCGCGCGCTCGGGCAGGCGCTGGAGGAGCTGGCCGGGTCGGTGGCGCGCAACAGCGAGCGCCACGTCGCGCTCTTGGTGGAGGCCGCGCGAGCCTACGATCTGGCCGGGCAGCCCCAGGATGCGCTGGCCATCGCGGAGCGCGCGGCCCAGGTCGCGCCCGCTGCGGCCGAGCCCCAGATCCTGGCGCGCTGGCTCGAGTACCGAGTGCGCGGGCCGACCTCTCGGGAGCACGCGCGCCTGGTAGTGGCGGCGCTGCGCGGCATCGACGAGGCGCTAACGCCCGAGGAGGCGGAGCTCCGGGGCTTCCTGATCGCCGAGGCGCTGGACAGCGCCGTGGGCACGGGAGCCGGGATGCGTGAGCTGATGAAGCTCTCGGCCGACCTCGGCAACGTGCCGCTGGTCGCGCTGGGCATCGCGGAACGCCTGAGCGAGGGCGGCGAGCACGCGCAGTCGCTGCCGCTCTTCGATCTGGCGCTCGCAGGCGACCTGCGAGGCGTGCGCAATCGCGGGCGCGTCGCCATCATGGCCGCGGATGCCGCGCGCGAGACCGGCGACACCGCGCGGGCGTTGGGGTTCGTGGGCATCGCGGCGCTCGAGCCGGCGACCCGCGACGCTGCGCTCGCGCTCGGCGCGCAGCTGCGCTCCGAGGAGCTGGCCCGGGAGCTGGCGCGGGAGCGCAGCGGGGCGCGCAAGGACGCGGCTGTCGTGCGCCGCACCGACACGGAGCCCGGGCTGCCCCGGGCCGAGCCGGTGGTCGAAGACGGGCCGGCTTCGCTGCCGGGTCCGCGCGACTCGGAGCCGCCGCTCACACGCCACTCGGAGAAGTCTCCGCCGCCGAAGCCGTCGGCGCGGCCGAGCACGACCTATCATTCGACCGCGCCGCCGGAAGTCGTGCGCGCCAAAGGCAGCGTCCCGCCCGACGCGCCACCGAAGAAGAGCGCGCCGCCGCCGCTGCCCATCGAAGAGCCGCCGGTCATTCGGGACAAGGCTGCGGAGTCGCGGCTCGAGGGCAAGCTGGACATGCCGCCGTCGCTCCGGCGCGTGTCCGGCACCTTCCCGGCGGCGAGCGCCATGGAGGGCGAGCTCCTCGACCAGCTCGTCAAGGGCTCGCTGGACGCGGGCTTCGAGCTGGTCCGCCAGCTCGAGAATCGCCGCAGTCGCTCCCACGATCTCGTGGCCGTTTGCCGCCGCATGGTCGGCCTCAGGCCCGGTGACCGCGAGCTCATGCGTCAGCTCTACGTGGCGGCGCTGGCGGACAAGAACCACGTCTACGCCCGCGCCGTCGAGCACGCGCTGTCGCTGTTCGACCCGAGCGTCGAGGCCGCCCCGCCGCCCAGCCTGGCGGAGCAACCCGAGGACCCGACGCGCCTGCGCTCGCTCCTGTTCCGCGAGCTCACGAGCCCCGTGCTCGAAGCGCTGGCGCTGGTCTGGGAAGGGGCGAGCCACGTGTTCCGGCGCGACCCGTCCACCTACGGCGTGGCGGGAGCCGCCCGAGTTCCGCTGACCTCGCCCAGCCCCATCGGGCGCACCTACGCCTCCGCTGCTCGAGTGCTCGGCCTCACGCGGACCCCGCTGTTCCAGCGCCGTACCGCGGGGCCGATCACCCTCGGCGTCGCGCTGCTCACTCCGCCGGCCGTGATCGCCGGCGGAGACGTGACGCGCGAGACTCCCGAGCTCAGCTACCACCTCGGCGCCATGCTGATCGCCACGCTCCCGGAGCACGTGCTCTTGTTCGGCAGCAGCGAGGAGCAAGCGCGCTCGATCTTGAAGAGCATGCTCCTGGCGTTCGGCCCACCCACGGAGCACAAGTCCGAGCTCGCGAGCGCCGCCAGTCTGGCGGAGGTGCTGTGGGAGCGCATTCCGGCGCGCTCGCAGCGCCGCTTGCGCGAGCTCTGCCACGAGCCGCAGGGCATCGACTACGAGACCGGCATGGAGAGCGCCCGCCGGGCCGCCCGGCGCGCCGGGCTCTTCGTGTCCGGGGACCTGGGGGTGGCGCTGCGCCAGGCCTGCCGGCAGGAGGGGATCCCGCCCGAGGCGGTGCAGTCTCCGGCCAATCTGACCCAGGCGGTGGCGGCCAACGCCGGGCTGGCCGATCTGGTGCGCCTGGCCACGGGCTCCGAGTACGCGGCAGCCCGCTGGCAGTCCCCGCGGGGGACGCGGCCCGTCGGGGGCGGCTGA
- a CDS encoding hybrid sensor histidine kinase/response regulator: protein MKRAPLRPVSESPVPEAENAGAAQRDLAAALHEVGNALTVVLGWLDIARGRADDGPARDALEVAASYARLGHGMARRAIGSDDGSSDVEKSAAALARAAVLGVTPAAERKGVGVHFETNTGLDDWVADGDAVVRILLNLLLNAVAFSPAGGVVTLSLGETDGSLAFRVSDEGPGIEPERAVSLFLAPDSTRPGGTGIGLVHSAAVARERGGELGLARSGPGACFELIWPKSDTKSGARHPTLPARLEGARVLVLEDDPAVLGLIELALETRGARVVSISSADDLSSFDLRAGLSAALFDLSPIASDPTGALGTLRQRAGDVPVVLISGSPTGVPEPLQDEIQAWIRKPFEMGEVIEVLRGLLVRR from the coding sequence GTGAAGCGCGCGCCGCTCCGTCCCGTGAGCGAGTCCCCGGTACCCGAGGCGGAGAACGCTGGCGCCGCGCAGCGCGATCTCGCTGCGGCGTTGCACGAGGTCGGCAACGCGCTGACGGTCGTGCTCGGCTGGCTCGACATCGCTCGGGGTCGTGCCGATGACGGTCCGGCCCGGGATGCCCTGGAGGTGGCCGCCAGCTACGCGCGCCTCGGCCATGGAATGGCGCGGCGGGCCATCGGCAGCGACGACGGCTCCTCGGACGTGGAGAAGAGCGCCGCCGCCCTGGCCCGAGCCGCCGTGCTCGGGGTAACGCCCGCCGCCGAGCGCAAGGGGGTCGGCGTACACTTCGAGACCAACACCGGGCTCGACGACTGGGTCGCCGACGGCGACGCCGTGGTCCGCATCCTGCTCAACTTGCTGCTCAACGCCGTAGCGTTCTCGCCGGCCGGAGGCGTCGTCACGCTGTCGCTCGGCGAGACCGATGGCTCACTGGCCTTTCGCGTCAGCGACGAAGGCCCGGGGATCGAGCCCGAGCGCGCGGTTTCTCTCTTCCTCGCGCCGGACTCCACGCGCCCCGGCGGGACCGGCATCGGTCTCGTTCACTCTGCGGCCGTCGCGCGCGAGCGCGGAGGCGAGCTCGGTCTCGCGCGGTCCGGTCCGGGCGCGTGCTTCGAGCTGATCTGGCCCAAGAGCGACACCAAGAGCGGGGCCCGCCACCCGACCTTGCCCGCCCGGCTCGAGGGCGCGCGCGTGCTGGTGCTCGAGGACGACCCCGCCGTGCTGGGCCTGATCGAGCTCGCCCTCGAGACCCGCGGCGCCAGGGTGGTCAGCATCTCCAGCGCCGACGACCTCTCGTCCTTCGACCTCCGCGCCGGCCTCTCCGCTGCGCTGTTCGACCTCTCTCCCATCGCCAGCGATCCAACCGGCGCGCTCGGCACGCTGCGCCAGCGTGCCGGCGACGTGCCCGTGGTGCTGATCAGCGGCTCACCCACCGGCGTGCCCGAGCCGCTCCAAGACGAGATTCAGGCCTGGATCCGCAAGCCCTTCGAGATGGGCGAGGTGATCGAGGTGCTCCGCGGTCTGCTCGTTCGCCGCTGA